From a single Poecilia reticulata strain Guanapo linkage group LG2, Guppy_female_1.0+MT, whole genome shotgun sequence genomic region:
- the LOC103461763 gene encoding bone morphogenetic protein receptor type-2-like, translating into MWAQFLQRSNMAASALTVCVFILLLAGIRGLQSEDREERICAFASSLKGAEPVSTNELRGEVQENGTIRCSRGSRCYGLWERRADGEMQLLNQGCWMYVGHHQECYGDRCILVTMAPSQMQKASYHFCCCSHDLCNSNYTEAPPTDDTPSLRSMRRDDLILSPTELNSTGCLSQYLSVHTVDWLTCCRMAHGVTXGLAFLHTELYRGDQYKPPVAHRDLTSRNVLVRSDLSCVLADFGLSMKLTGTRTCRPGEDETMAISEVGTVRYMSPEVLGGALNLRDCESALKQVDVYALGLLXWESFRRCCDLFPGEAVPEYQLAFQVEVGNHPSFEDMQILVVREKHRPRFPEAWKENSLALRALKETMEDCWDQDAEARLTAQCAEERLADLVLLSPHTALHNHRNLTHSRWTPQVGSASCYIEDLXVGVVKNLQGDGHSASVVRTAMSGAEVGEKNRNCINQQRQQIKPRSASSDCSMMTSSXLRADSVLCSVSQLNGGAAPSIPVCLQLTEEDLEASKLDPKQVQKNLRETSQENLMEXSQKQFGSTPQTSNLHHSVEATNQEAAGPSFSVQPLPKQQNVPQRPTSLHLLPKPSESRLKLGRLRSTHRQVETGVAKMNQVIPSVEAHLVTTVTNMRGSAANGTEVLCASSSHNSGVPVLVTNKTRGGGRTNPAGPQEDEGDEGRRGGGGGGGDGDSRLNLNLNFSPDEHEPLLKREQLPAESDPPPPHHHHHHGPSSRAGGQGSNSNNNNNRLPLGSELHLPAEVSVPKAETRNSEPPPAGSVIHPALEMVSVQPEARSEAADSETCQKEMKTPAEGGQQEQNSASEASVAPLNPSLVEITATAAPPLDICTLETKDLDPAPAESLASEPVELQNQPSEAQTAGLLLRPTKTRRPERPCSLDLSSSCISSDDVSVMDHGSLSATGEKIKRRVKTPYTLKKWRPASWVVSSDNDLDLEFEFSSGQVQVSSGPLRAGGAAVPRINQSKSSMAVFLVGGGTTATTTSEADGMTQF; encoded by the exons GTTTGCAGTCGGAGGACAGAGARGAGAGAATCTGCGCGTTTGCCAGCAGCCtgaagggggcggagcctgtcTCCACCAATGAGCTACGAGGAGAGGTTCAGGAGAACGGCACGATACGCTGCAGTCGCGGCTCCCGCTGCTATGGATTGTGGGAAAGACGCGCAGACGGAGAGATGCAGCTGCTGAACCAAG GTTGTTGGATGTATGTGGGCCACCACCAGGAGTGTTATGGTGACCGCTGCATCCTGGTGACAATGGCTCCATCTCAGATGCAGAAAGCCAGCtaccatttctgctgctgcagccacgACCTCTGCAACAGTAACTATACTGAAGCTCCGCCCACTGATGACACGCCCAGCCTGAGGTCGATGAGGAGGGAYGACCTCATCCTCAGTCCCACAG AACTGAACAGCACA GGTTGTCTGTCTCAGTACCTGTCTGTTCACACTGTGGACTGGCTGACCTGCTGCAGGATGGCCCACGGCGTCACCAGWGGACTCGCCTTCCTGCACACTGAGCTCTACAGAGGAG ACCAGTACAAGCCCCCCGTGGCCCACAGAGACCTGACCAGCAGGAACGTTCTGGTCCGATCCGATCTGTCCTGTGTCCTCGCCGACTTTGGCTTGTCAATGAAGCtgactggaaccagaacctgtcgGCCCGGAGAAGATGAAACCATGGCCATATCTGAG GTGGGGACGGTCCGGTACATGTCCCCGGAGGTCCTGGGAGGAGCGCTGAACCTCAGAGACTGTGAGTCGGCTCTGAAGCAGGTGGACGTGTACGCCCTGGGTCTGCTGTWCTGGGAGAGTTTCAGGAGGTGCTGCGACCTGTTCCCAG GGGAAGCCGTTCCAGAGTACCAGCTGGCGTTCCAGGTCGAAGTCGGGAATCATCCGAGCTTTGAGGACATGCAGATCCTGGTGGTCCGAGAGAAACACAGACCCAGATTCCCAGAAGCCTGGAAGGAGAACAGCCTG GCTCTGCGGGCTCTGAAGGAGACCATGGAGGACTGCTGGGACCAGGACGCCGAGGCTCGACTCACGGCTCAGTGTGCTGAGGAACGCCTGGCTGACCTCGTCCTCCTGAGCCCCCATACAGCGCTGCACAACCACAG GAATCTGACTCACAGCCGCTGGACTCCTCAGGTTGGCTCCGCCTCCTGCTACATCGAGGATCTCCAMGTGGGCGTGGTTAAAAACCTCCAGGGAGACGGGCACTCGGCGTCGGTTGTCAGGACGGCAATGAGTGGAGCAGAAGTTGGAGAGAAGAACAGGAACTGCATCAACCAGCAGCGGCAACAG ATTAAACCTCGTTCGGCCTCCTCAGACTGCAGCATGATGACCTCCAGCRCCCTGAGGGCTGACTCTGTCCTTTGCAGCGTCTCTCAGCTAAACG ggggcgctgcacccAGTAttcctgtctgtctgcagctcaCAGAGGAAGACCTGGAGGCCTCCAAACTGGACCCTAAACAG GTTCAGAAAAACCTGAGAGAAACTTCCCAGGAAAACCTGATGGARYATTCTCAGAAGCAGTTTGGATCAACACCACAAACCTCCAACCTGCATCACAGTGTGGAG GCGACCAATCAGGAAGCAGCAGGACCCTCCTTCTCTGTCCAGCCCCTCCCCAAGCAGCAGAACGTCCCCCAGAGGCCCACCAGCCTCCACCTGCTCCCCAAACCCAGCGAGTCCCGGCTGAAGCTGGGAAGGCTCAGGTCCACCCACCGACAG GTGGAGACAGGTGTGGCTAAGATGAACCAAGTTATCCCATCTGTGGAGGCACAYCTGGTTACCACGGTTACCAACATGAGGGGCAGCGCCGCGAACGGGACCGAGGTCCTCTGTGCCTCCAGCAGCCACAACTCCGGCGTTCCTGTTCTGGTGACCAATAAGacgagaggaggagggagaacCAACCCTGCAGGGCCGCAGGAGGATGAGGGGGATGaaggacgaagaggaggaggaggaggaggaggagacggggACAGCCGACTGAACCTGAATCTGAACTTCAGTCCTGATGAACATGAACCTCTGCTGAAGAGAGAGCAGCTTCCTGCTGAGAGcgaccctcctcctcctcatcatcatcatcatcatggtccatcgagcagagcaggaggacAAGGATCCaactccaacaacaacaacaatcgCCTCCCGCTGGGCTCAGAGCTCCATCTTCCTGCAGAGGTCAGTGTTCCTAAAGCAGAAACCAGGAACAGTGAACCTCCTCCTGCAGGCTCAGTTATTCATCCTGCATTAGAAATGGTGTCGGTTCAGCCTGAGGCCAGAAGTGAAGCCGCAGATTCTGAAACGTgtcagaaagaaatgaaaactccAGCAGAAGGAGGCCAACAGGAACAGAACTCAGCCTCAGAAGCATCAGTAGCTCCTCTGAACCCGTCGTTGGTAGAGATTACAGCTACAGCAGCTCCACCTCTGGACATCTGCACCCTGGAAACTAAAGATTTGGATCCTGCTCCTGCAGAAAGTCTGGCATCAGAGCCTGTAGAGCTGCAGAATCAACCTTCAGAAGCTCAAACAGCAGGTCTGTTGCTCAGGCCGACGAAAACCAGGAGGCCGGAGCGTCCATGTTCCCTGGACCTGTCCTCCTCCTGCATCTCCTCAG ATGATGTTTCTGTGATGGATCACGGCAGTCTGAGCGCCACAGGTGAGAAAATCAAGCGCCGCGTGAAGACTCCATACACCCTGAAGAAGTGGCGTCCAGCCTCCTGGGTGGTCTCCTCGGATAAYGATCTGGACCTGGAGTTTGAGTTCAGCAGCGGTCAGGTCCAGGTGTCGTCTGGCCCACtcagagcaggaggagcagctgtgCCCAGAATCAACCAGTCCAAGTCCAGCATGGCTGTGTTTCTGGTCGGAGGAGGAACCACGGCGACCACGACCTCAGAGGCGGATGGGATGACCCAGTTCTGA